The Methanobrevibacter sp. TLL-48-HuF1 genomic sequence TAAGGGATATTAGAAATGAACTTGAGGAGAGGGGAAGTTTAAAAAAAAAGAATAGGTATCATAAATAAGGTTAGTGAGGGGTCATAATAGTGATATAAAAATTAAGTGATAGTATTGGGCGTGTTTTAGTATCCTGTTGATGCTATCAGAATATATAATAATTTTAATAATTATAGATAATCTAAACCAATTAAACTAATTTTATTGAAATTTTTGAATTGTTGATTAAAGCTGACCAATTCAGTAATGTTTGATTCTTTCATGGTTAAGATAATGCTTGAATCGGTGAAACTTAGTTTTGTCTTTTTACTGTTGTCTCCAACAATTTTTTTGAAGATATCAAATGTTTTAGCTGTGTAGTTTAAAATCGTGTATTCATTTAATATTTCAAAGCTGTCAACCAGACTGTAATATATTTCTTCAGCAGCATCTATGTTCATTTTTCTGCCTGTTAATGTTAAAACTTCGTTTAGCACGTTATTATTAATGTATACATTCTGTGAGAGAATGTTTTCAGCTTCTTCTAGTTTTAAAGCGTTTTCATGCAAG encodes the following:
- a CDS encoding type II toxin-antitoxin system VapC family toxin, with product MRKIFLDTSFILAYINSNDDLHENALKLEEAENILSQNVYINNNVLNEVLTLTGRKMNIDAAEEIYYSLVDSFEILNEYTILNYTAKTFDIFKKIVGDNSKKTKLSFTDSSIILTMKESNITELVSFNQQFKNFNKISLIGLDYL